In Acidaminococcus fermentans DSM 20731, one genomic interval encodes:
- a CDS encoding L,D-transpeptidase, giving the protein MGKYHDAYQKRRWKGPAWGVFFLLVLLLAVGSGIKGCRNGQKAEPAAAPPAETAVTGDVRQTPEPHDYALLIKKGEFTLYLLDHGEPVAKWPVALGKNPGQKQVSGDMKTPEGTFPVDEIIDASSWSHDFHDGKGVIQHAYGPWFISLDTRNLSKGKWDGIGIHGTHDPASIGTRASEGCIRLENGNLQKLKPYVKVGMKVTVEE; this is encoded by the coding sequence ATGGGAAAGTATCATGATGCGTACCAGAAGCGGAGATGGAAGGGTCCGGCCTGGGGTGTCTTTTTTCTCCTGGTCCTGCTCCTGGCGGTGGGCTCCGGTATCAAAGGCTGCCGGAACGGCCAGAAGGCGGAACCGGCAGCTGCCCCACCGGCAGAGACAGCTGTTACCGGGGACGTGCGCCAGACGCCGGAGCCCCATGACTACGCTCTCCTGATCAAAAAAGGGGAGTTCACCCTGTATCTCCTGGATCATGGGGAACCGGTGGCCAAGTGGCCGGTGGCCCTGGGGAAGAACCCCGGACAGAAGCAGGTGAGCGGGGATATGAAAACACCGGAAGGGACATTCCCGGTGGATGAGATCATCGATGCGTCCAGCTGGTCCCACGATTTCCACGATGGCAAAGGGGTGATCCAGCACGCCTATGGGCCCTGGTTCATCAGCCTGGACACCCGGAATCTGAGCAAGGGCAAGTGGGACGGCATCGGCATCCACGGTACCCACGATCCGGCTTCCATCGGCACCCGGGCCTCTGAAGGATGCATCCGGCTGGAAAACGGAAACCTGCAGAAGCTGAAACCCTATGTGAAAGTGGGGATGAAGGTGACGGTGGAGGAGTAG
- a CDS encoding anthranilate synthase component II: MELIIDNYDSFTYNLYQYMGTLNPDIQVIRNDAITVEGIRKLQPDHLILSPGPGRPCDAGVCEPALRELKGEFPILGVCLGHQAIGEVFGGTVTYARQLMHGKRSTVILDRTSPLFRGLPEQILVGRYHSLAIDPDTMPEVLKATATTADGEVMAVEHREYPIYGLQFHPESILTPEGMTIIRNFLDLRISK; this comes from the coding sequence ATGGAACTGATCATCGACAACTACGACAGCTTTACCTACAATCTGTATCAATACATGGGCACCCTGAACCCGGACATCCAGGTAATCCGGAACGATGCCATTACAGTGGAGGGCATCCGGAAGCTTCAGCCGGACCACCTGATCCTTTCACCGGGCCCGGGACGTCCCTGTGATGCAGGGGTCTGCGAACCGGCCCTCCGGGAGCTGAAAGGGGAATTCCCCATCCTGGGAGTGTGCCTGGGCCATCAGGCCATCGGAGAAGTGTTTGGAGGGACTGTGACCTACGCCCGGCAGCTGATGCACGGGAAGCGGTCCACGGTGATCCTGGACCGGACCTCTCCTTTGTTCAGGGGCCTGCCGGAACAGATCCTGGTGGGCCGGTACCATTCCCTGGCCATCGATCCGGATACGATGCCGGAAGTGCTGAAAGCCACAGCCACTACGGCGGACGGGGAAGTGATGGCGGTGGAACACCGGGAATATCCCATCTACGGGCTCCAGTTCCATCCGGAATCCATCCTGACCCCGGAGGGCATGACCATCATCCGGAATTTCCTGGATCTGAGAATCAGCAAATAA
- a CDS encoding SH3 domain-containing protein, with protein sequence MARYCAHCGNQLTEGEKFCPVCGSPVEQPAAPARPEGGKNTAPQPGPRSQQPAGSFQPKGDLPHQSGRGKWIALVIGLMLAAVGAGIFFARQKDDKSAADTKPPVTQEEKKQEAPRKPANGAAQGEKNQKDANQSYGKITGTDVRLRAGAGTHTDIVDYFDEGEKVEITGRKNNWYQVKRANGQTGYVSTQFCRRL encoded by the coding sequence ATGGCCAGATATTGTGCGCACTGCGGGAATCAGCTGACGGAAGGGGAAAAATTCTGCCCGGTCTGCGGCAGTCCGGTGGAACAGCCGGCGGCTCCGGCCCGGCCGGAGGGAGGAAAAAACACCGCGCCCCAGCCGGGGCCCCGGTCCCAGCAGCCTGCCGGCTCTTTCCAGCCCAAGGGAGACCTGCCCCATCAGAGCGGCCGGGGAAAATGGATCGCCCTGGTGATCGGGCTGATGCTGGCGGCTGTGGGTGCAGGGATCTTTTTTGCCCGGCAGAAGGATGACAAAAGTGCCGCCGACACCAAGCCGCCGGTGACCCAGGAAGAAAAGAAGCAGGAGGCTCCCAGGAAACCCGCCAACGGGGCGGCCCAGGGAGAAAAAAACCAGAAGGACGCCAATCAATCCTACGGGAAGATCACCGGTACCGATGTGCGGCTCCGGGCCGGTGCCGGAACCCATACGGATATCGTGGATTACTTCGACGAAGGGGAAAAGGTGGAAATCACCGGACGGAAGAACAACTGGTATCAGGTGAAACGGGCGAACGGGCAGACCGGGTACGTGTCGACCCAGTTCTGCCGCCGTCTGTAA
- a CDS encoding double zinc ribbon domain-containing protein, whose amino-acid sequence MSKKCKQCGCELADDALFCVQCGAKQDPVVKCPKCGHVNPAGNDFCTECGTRLKEAEPAEKKSEGEKPAAEPQEATAENTKVVVAEPVTGGQGGGGNQGFQGFQMPPVPPEGNGKKKKILAIIAAVVVILGLFFAFGGSSKPIQVKSGEMVDDYIRDQSSGDKKYKDKTVQLSGKVKWKGQFNNSQNYSITLESRNNGGKTYQILVDVPAKRASIVNSLKTGDFVNVKGKCVGIVKQKNPTLISVQIKSTKINDQDAD is encoded by the coding sequence ATGTCCAAGAAATGCAAACAGTGCGGCTGCGAACTGGCCGATGATGCCCTGTTCTGCGTCCAGTGCGGCGCCAAACAGGATCCGGTGGTAAAATGTCCCAAATGCGGCCATGTGAATCCGGCAGGCAATGATTTCTGCACCGAATGCGGCACCCGGCTGAAGGAAGCTGAACCGGCGGAAAAAAAGTCTGAAGGGGAGAAACCGGCAGCGGAACCCCAGGAAGCAACGGCGGAAAACACCAAAGTGGTAGTGGCGGAACCGGTGACCGGCGGCCAGGGAGGCGGCGGAAACCAGGGATTCCAGGGGTTCCAGATGCCTCCTGTGCCGCCGGAAGGCAATGGGAAGAAAAAGAAGATCCTGGCCATCATCGCTGCCGTAGTGGTGATCCTGGGCCTGTTCTTTGCCTTCGGGGGCAGCAGCAAACCCATCCAGGTGAAATCCGGAGAAATGGTGGATGACTACATCCGTGACCAGAGTTCCGGAGACAAGAAATACAAGGACAAAACCGTCCAGCTTTCCGGCAAAGTGAAATGGAAGGGACAGTTCAACAATTCCCAGAACTACAGCATCACCCTGGAAAGCCGGAACAATGGCGGCAAGACCTATCAGATCCTGGTGGATGTGCCGGCCAAACGGGCCAGCATCGTCAACAGCCTGAAGACCGGTGATTTCGTCAATGTGAAGGGGAAATGTGTGGGCATCGTGAAGCAAAAGAATCCCACTCTGATCAGTGTCCAGATCAAATCCACCAAGATCAACGACCAGGACGCGGACTGA
- a CDS encoding ABC transporter permease, with amino-acid sequence MKEKLRRIRALTVKEFREVLRDNSSLAMGLLLPLILILVIGYGISLDVKHAPIGVVLEDASPEAQQVVDFVDGSEYFQPTYLTSMHQAVRALEQRKIDAILRVPPDFTRQLHQGDGRLQLLLYGTDTTTAMTIQSYVETAAAQWSARQMASRGVGGVDLETRLWFNDAHESTWYFLPGLILMIVTLVGVLLTAGVMAREYERGTFESLFVTPVKKGEIIVAKMIPYFCIAMLGVFLCLILSRFLFQVPLVGSLALVIFMSILYLLTALGMGMLISVVTKAQFMAIQIALLVSFLPSIMLSGFLFDLRATPQWVQWIGEFLPFKHYLVVLKTLLLAGNLWPVILPQTGFLIFFMVLFVGLALKTIRKKVE; translated from the coding sequence ATGAAGGAAAAACTGCGCCGGATCCGGGCCCTTACCGTGAAGGAATTCCGGGAGGTGCTCCGGGACAATTCCAGCCTGGCCATGGGCCTGCTGCTGCCCCTGATCCTGATCCTGGTCATCGGCTATGGCATCAGCCTGGATGTAAAGCACGCCCCCATCGGGGTGGTGCTGGAAGATGCCTCTCCGGAAGCTCAGCAGGTGGTGGACTTTGTGGACGGATCAGAATACTTCCAGCCCACCTACCTGACCAGCATGCACCAGGCGGTCCGTGCCCTGGAACAGCGGAAAATCGATGCCATCCTCCGGGTGCCGCCGGATTTCACCCGGCAGCTCCATCAGGGGGATGGCCGTCTCCAACTGTTGCTCTACGGCACGGACACCACCACCGCCATGACCATCCAGAGCTATGTGGAAACAGCGGCGGCCCAGTGGTCCGCACGGCAGATGGCCAGCCGGGGGGTGGGGGGCGTGGACCTGGAGACCCGGCTCTGGTTCAATGATGCCCATGAAAGCACATGGTATTTCCTGCCCGGGCTGATCCTGATGATCGTGACCCTGGTGGGGGTGCTTTTGACCGCCGGGGTCATGGCCCGGGAATACGAACGGGGAACCTTTGAATCCCTGTTTGTGACTCCGGTGAAAAAAGGGGAAATCATCGTGGCCAAGATGATTCCCTATTTCTGCATCGCCATGCTGGGGGTATTCCTGTGCCTGATCCTGTCCCGGTTCCTGTTCCAGGTGCCTCTGGTGGGATCCCTGGCCCTGGTGATCTTCATGTCCATCCTGTACCTGTTGACGGCCCTGGGCATGGGGATGCTGATTTCCGTAGTGACCAAGGCCCAGTTCATGGCCATCCAGATAGCCCTCCTGGTCAGCTTCCTGCCCAGCATCATGCTCTCCGGGTTCCTGTTCGATCTCCGGGCCACGCCCCAGTGGGTCCAGTGGATCGGGGAATTCCTGCCCTTCAAGCATTATCTGGTGGTGCTGAAGACCCTGCTCCTGGCCGGGAATCTGTGGCCGGTGATCCTGCCCCAGACCGGGTTCCTGATTTTCTTCATGGTCCTGTTTGTGGGGCTGGCCCTGAAAACCATTCGAAAGAAGGTGGAGTAA
- a CDS encoding phosphoribosylanthranilate isomerase translates to MTKIKLCGLRRLEDVAMVNRARPDYAGFVFAPGKRQVTADEAEILRQQLDPAIAAVGVFVKAPVEEAVALANRGIIQLIQLHGDEEEAYVKELRWRTKASIIRVLRVRGPESLRDLDRYDCDYFLLDTFSGNAFGGVGRTFDHSLLRQVRFPRPFFLAGGLDPENVKAAIEQVGPYGVDTSSGIETAGRKDETKIRAFVSAVRKEEKP, encoded by the coding sequence GTGACGAAGATCAAGCTCTGCGGTCTCCGGCGGCTGGAAGATGTGGCCATGGTGAACCGGGCCAGACCGGACTATGCCGGCTTCGTGTTCGCTCCCGGGAAACGGCAGGTGACGGCGGATGAAGCGGAAATCCTCCGTCAGCAGCTGGATCCGGCCATTGCCGCGGTGGGAGTCTTTGTGAAGGCCCCTGTGGAAGAGGCGGTGGCCCTGGCCAACCGGGGCATCATCCAGCTGATCCAGCTCCATGGGGACGAAGAGGAAGCCTATGTAAAAGAACTCCGATGGCGGACGAAGGCTTCCATCATCCGGGTACTCCGGGTCCGGGGACCGGAAAGCCTCCGGGATCTGGACCGGTATGACTGTGATTATTTCCTGCTGGACACGTTTTCCGGGAACGCCTTTGGCGGGGTGGGACGGACCTTCGACCACAGCCTGCTCCGGCAGGTCCGGTTCCCCAGACCATTTTTCCTGGCCGGGGGACTGGATCCGGAAAATGTGAAGGCAGCCATTGAACAGGTGGGTCCCTACGGGGTGGACACCAGCAGCGGCATCGAAACCGCTGGCAGAAAAGACGAAACCAAGATCCGCGCTTTCGTAAGCGCTGTAAGAAAAGAGGAAAAACCATGA
- a CDS encoding anthranilate synthase component I has translation MKQQSLEEIKALAQGYAAVPVVREILADTATPIGLVSLVRKESSRYFLLESLEQNDQAGRYSFIGFDPIARIRAKDRNTQVEFAGSRIPVDPRQPLEALRSILKAYRVPTIPGLPPFTGGFVGYFSYDFFQYCEPSLHFDPAKATEFPDFDLMLFDKVIVFDRVLQKMYLIVNIKTDDLEGNYAKAQKNLDAMEALVRQPVAPPAFTPARLGEITSNQERKTYGENMEKIKEHIRQGDIFQAVYSQRFSASYDQDLFNMYRILRTTNPSQYMVLLKNDKVEIAGSSPETLIKVQGREITSMPIAGTRRRGRTEEEDNALERDMQTDPKELAEHNMLVDLARNDVGKVAEFGSVKVHDHLLVKKFSHVMHMTTRVTGTLKEDRDAIDALCAAFPAGTLSGAPKVRACEILDGLEPERRGPYGGGMGYLDFAGNMDICIVIRTAVKYGDRVSFQTGSGIVADSKVEDEFMETINKAAAVRQALEVTTEA, from the coding sequence ATGAAACAACAGAGTCTGGAAGAAATCAAAGCCCTGGCACAGGGATATGCGGCAGTGCCGGTGGTCCGGGAAATCCTGGCGGATACGGCCACCCCCATCGGTCTGGTGAGCCTGGTACGGAAAGAAAGCAGCCGGTACTTCCTGTTGGAAAGCCTGGAACAGAACGATCAGGCCGGCCGGTATTCCTTCATCGGGTTCGATCCCATTGCCCGGATCCGGGCCAAGGACCGGAACACCCAGGTGGAATTTGCCGGCAGCCGGATCCCGGTGGATCCCCGGCAGCCCCTGGAAGCCCTTCGGTCCATCCTGAAGGCCTACCGGGTGCCTACAATTCCTGGCCTGCCTCCTTTTACCGGCGGGTTCGTGGGATACTTCTCCTACGATTTCTTCCAGTACTGTGAGCCCAGTCTCCATTTCGACCCGGCCAAGGCCACAGAGTTCCCGGATTTCGACCTGATGCTCTTTGACAAGGTGATCGTTTTCGACCGGGTGCTCCAGAAAATGTACCTGATCGTGAATATCAAGACCGACGATCTGGAAGGGAACTACGCCAAAGCTCAGAAGAACCTGGATGCCATGGAAGCCCTGGTCCGCCAGCCGGTGGCGCCTCCGGCATTCACCCCGGCCCGGCTGGGCGAAATCACCAGCAACCAGGAACGGAAAACCTATGGTGAAAACATGGAAAAAATCAAGGAACACATCCGCCAGGGCGACATTTTCCAGGCGGTGTATTCCCAGCGGTTCTCCGCTTCCTATGACCAGGATCTGTTCAACATGTACCGGATCCTCCGGACCACCAATCCTTCCCAGTACATGGTGCTGCTGAAGAACGACAAGGTGGAAATCGCCGGATCCTCTCCGGAAACCCTGATCAAGGTCCAGGGACGGGAAATTACTTCCATGCCCATTGCCGGCACCCGGCGGAGAGGCCGGACGGAAGAGGAGGACAATGCCCTGGAACGGGATATGCAGACGGACCCCAAGGAACTGGCGGAACACAATATGCTGGTGGATCTGGCCCGGAACGATGTGGGCAAGGTGGCGGAATTCGGGTCTGTGAAGGTCCATGACCATCTGCTGGTGAAGAAATTCTCCCATGTGATGCACATGACCACCCGGGTCACCGGTACCCTGAAGGAAGACAGGGATGCCATCGATGCCCTGTGTGCCGCCTTCCCGGCGGGGACTCTTTCCGGGGCACCGAAAGTCCGGGCCTGTGAAATCCTGGACGGACTGGAACCGGAACGGAGGGGACCCTACGGCGGAGGCATGGGCTACCTGGATTTCGCCGGGAACATGGATATCTGCATCGTGATCCGCACCGCCGTGAAATACGGGGACAGGGTTTCCTTCCAGACCGGCAGCGGCATCGTGGCCGACTCCAAAGTGGAGGATGAATTCATGGAAACCATCAACAAGGCAGCAGCGGTACGGCAGGCGCTGGAAGTAACCACGGAGGCATGA
- the trpC gene encoding indole-3-glycerol phosphate synthase TrpC, translating to MILDTLAEATRQRVEKQKKEKDFFTLRREAEALPRDRAGCFRKALEKPGLNFITEVKKASPSKGLIALDFPYVAIARQYEALGAAAISVLTETDHFLGSDRYLREIRQAVATPLLRKDFTIDAYMVVQARTLGADAILLIAAILSDSQLEEYRLMAESLGMDALVEAHDEEEVERALRSGARVLGVNNRNLKDFTVDIGNSLRLRPRVPKNIPFVAESGIKSRQQTAALEQAGVNGVLIGETLMRSPDMKAALAELRGEIL from the coding sequence ATGATCCTGGATACCCTGGCAGAAGCCACCCGGCAGCGGGTGGAAAAACAGAAAAAGGAAAAGGATTTCTTCACCCTCCGGCGGGAAGCGGAAGCTCTGCCCCGGGACCGGGCCGGCTGCTTCCGGAAGGCTCTGGAGAAACCGGGACTGAACTTCATTACTGAAGTGAAGAAAGCCTCTCCTTCCAAAGGGCTCATTGCCCTGGATTTCCCCTATGTGGCCATTGCCCGACAGTATGAAGCCCTGGGCGCCGCCGCCATTTCCGTCCTGACGGAAACGGATCATTTCCTGGGCAGCGACCGGTATCTCCGGGAAATCCGCCAGGCGGTGGCAACACCCCTGCTCCGGAAGGACTTCACCATCGATGCCTACATGGTGGTCCAGGCCAGGACCCTGGGGGCTGATGCCATCCTGCTGATCGCCGCCATTCTCAGCGACAGCCAGCTGGAGGAATACCGGCTGATGGCAGAAAGCCTGGGGATGGATGCCCTGGTGGAAGCCCATGATGAAGAAGAGGTGGAACGGGCCCTCCGGTCCGGGGCCCGGGTCCTGGGGGTGAACAACCGGAACCTGAAGGATTTCACTGTGGACATCGGCAACAGCCTCCGGCTCCGGCCCCGGGTACCGAAAAACATCCCCTTTGTGGCGGAAAGCGGCATCAAAAGCCGGCAACAGACCGCAGCCCTGGAACAGGCGGGGGTCAACGGGGTGCTGATCGGGGAAACCCTTATGCGGAGCCCGGACATGAAAGCCGCCCTGGCGGAACTGCGGGGTGAGATCCTGTGA
- the trpD gene encoding anthranilate phosphoribosyltransferase: MIKEAIIKLVNKGDLTCNEAKEVMLEIMGGKTTPTQNAAFLAALSTKSTKAETIDEIYGCAEAMRSLATPVPHPGMEVMEIVGTGGDGAHSFNISTTSAMVLAAGGVKVAKHGNRAASSLCGTADCLEALGVNIQQDPALALKMLQETNFCFLFAQKYHAAMKYVGPIRKELGFRTVFNILGPLTNPAKPEMFLLGVYDGYLVEPLAKVLCSLGVKRGLVGYGQEKLDEISPNGPTTICELRDGYYRSSVIRPEDFGLVPGKKEDLIGGAPEENARITRDILSGKHQGTKRNAVLLNAGAGLFVAGKADTLAGGVKLAGELIDSGKALAALEKVVKVSNE, from the coding sequence ATGATTAAGGAAGCCATTATCAAACTGGTCAACAAAGGGGACCTGACCTGTAACGAAGCCAAAGAAGTGATGCTGGAGATCATGGGGGGGAAAACCACCCCCACCCAGAATGCGGCTTTCCTGGCAGCCCTTTCCACCAAGAGCACCAAGGCGGAAACCATCGACGAAATTTACGGCTGTGCGGAAGCCATGCGGTCTCTGGCCACGCCCGTGCCCCATCCGGGGATGGAAGTGATGGAAATCGTGGGGACCGGCGGGGACGGCGCCCATTCCTTCAACATTTCCACCACTTCCGCCATGGTGCTGGCCGCCGGCGGGGTGAAGGTGGCCAAGCACGGGAACAGGGCTGCTTCTTCCCTGTGCGGTACTGCGGACTGTCTGGAAGCCCTGGGGGTAAATATCCAGCAGGATCCTGCCCTGGCCCTGAAGATGCTGCAGGAAACCAATTTCTGCTTCCTGTTCGCCCAGAAATACCATGCGGCCATGAAGTATGTGGGGCCCATCCGGAAGGAACTGGGGTTCCGGACGGTGTTCAACATCCTGGGGCCCCTCACCAACCCGGCCAAACCGGAAATGTTCCTGCTGGGGGTTTATGACGGATACCTGGTGGAACCCCTGGCCAAGGTGTTGTGCTCCCTGGGGGTGAAGCGGGGCCTGGTGGGCTACGGACAGGAAAAACTGGACGAAATCTCCCCCAACGGGCCCACCACCATCTGTGAACTCCGGGACGGGTACTACCGGTCTTCGGTGATCCGGCCGGAAGATTTCGGCCTGGTCCCCGGGAAGAAAGAAGACCTGATCGGGGGCGCACCGGAAGAAAACGCCCGGATTACCCGGGATATCCTGTCCGGGAAACACCAGGGCACCAAGCGGAATGCGGTGCTCCTGAATGCCGGGGCCGGCCTGTTCGTGGCCGGGAAGGCGGATACCCTTGCCGGCGGGGTGAAGCTGGCCGGGGAACTCATTGACAGCGGCAAAGCCCTGGCGGCCCTGGAAAAAGTTGTCAAAGTGAGCAACGAATAA
- a CDS encoding GNAT family N-acetyltransferase, whose protein sequence is METIRLVKEPEKFRAALYDGAEEIGQCTYVNARPGVWTLDHTIVDPRYGGRGLAGKLVRAVAEMAREAGVKIIPQCSYARVQFDRKPEYADVYEKE, encoded by the coding sequence ATGGAAACCATTCGTCTTGTGAAGGAACCGGAGAAATTCCGGGCGGCCCTGTATGACGGGGCGGAAGAAATCGGACAGTGCACCTATGTGAACGCCCGGCCCGGGGTCTGGACCCTGGACCACACCATTGTGGATCCCCGGTACGGGGGCCGGGGACTGGCCGGGAAACTGGTCCGGGCGGTGGCGGAGATGGCCCGGGAGGCCGGGGTGAAGATCATCCCCCAGTGCTCCTATGCCCGGGTCCAGTTCGACCGGAAACCGGAATACGCCGACGTGTATGAGAAAGAGTAG
- a CDS encoding ABC transporter permease, whose product MSPWQLFCQQVRFICRKELLAIWKDKAFRYVLVIPTLVLGVVFGYTATFNVENVTYAVLDQSHSEASTSLLATLDGTRFFQRVADLQNTAQIQEPIDQENVMVVLSIPEDFEEKLARGEKAPLQVITDGRNTMTASLASAYTSRVVQQWLEARTGRHPPLSVEARTWFNPNQLTLWYFAPGILGLMSFAQVILLAGMSVAREREEGTFEQLLVTPAPPLVLLIGKAFPPVLVGMMQGTLLLLLDLFWFQVPFEGSYLTLYLVLFIYFLSSTGIGLSISSVCSSMQQVQVYTYVYLIPNALLSGVATPVRNMPQFLQLLTYGDPLRFALDAIRRIYFEGAGLAAIAPDLLPMTIVAVLTLWLAAVLFRKNLG is encoded by the coding sequence ATGAGTCCATGGCAGCTTTTCTGTCAGCAGGTCCGGTTCATCTGCCGGAAAGAACTGCTGGCCATCTGGAAGGACAAGGCCTTCCGGTATGTGCTGGTGATCCCCACCCTGGTCCTGGGGGTGGTCTTTGGCTATACGGCCACCTTCAACGTGGAAAATGTCACCTATGCGGTGCTGGACCAGAGCCATTCAGAAGCTTCCACCTCTCTTCTGGCCACCCTGGACGGCACCCGTTTCTTCCAGCGGGTGGCGGATCTCCAGAATACGGCCCAGATCCAGGAACCCATTGATCAGGAAAATGTGATGGTGGTCCTGTCCATTCCGGAAGATTTTGAAGAAAAACTGGCCCGGGGCGAAAAAGCGCCCCTCCAGGTGATCACCGACGGCCGGAACACCATGACTGCCAGCCTGGCTTCCGCCTATACCTCCCGGGTGGTCCAGCAGTGGCTGGAAGCCCGGACGGGCCGGCACCCTCCCCTTTCCGTGGAAGCCCGGACCTGGTTCAACCCCAACCAGCTGACACTGTGGTATTTTGCCCCCGGAATCCTGGGGCTCATGAGCTTTGCCCAGGTGATCCTCCTGGCCGGCATGTCCGTGGCACGGGAACGGGAAGAAGGGACTTTTGAACAGCTGCTGGTGACCCCGGCACCGCCTTTGGTGCTGCTGATCGGGAAAGCTTTCCCCCCAGTGCTGGTAGGGATGATGCAGGGGACCCTGCTCCTGCTGCTGGACCTGTTCTGGTTTCAGGTGCCTTTTGAAGGGTCCTATCTGACACTGTACCTGGTGCTGTTCATCTATTTCCTCAGTTCCACCGGCATCGGGCTCAGCATTTCTTCCGTATGCAGCTCCATGCAGCAGGTCCAGGTGTATACCTATGTGTACCTGATTCCCAATGCCCTTTTGAGCGGGGTGGCCACTCCGGTACGGAACATGCCCCAGTTCCTCCAGCTCCTTACCTACGGGGATCCTCTCCGGTTCGCCCTGGACGCCATCCGGCGGATCTATTTCGAAGGAGCGGGCCTTGCCGCCATCGCCCCGGATCTGTTGCCCATGACCATCGTGGCTGTGCTGACCCTGTGGCTGGCGGCGGTTCTCTTCAGGAAGAATTTGGGGTAA
- a CDS encoding M20/M25/M40 family metallo-hydrolase, translated as MNDVLRKMVEDYIHNRMPEYIQTLYDVITIPSPTGEEGEKARWILDQLKAMGAEGACQDEAGNVIFPYCIEGVEKFPLYTAHMDTVFAGVEKIMPEIDGHTLKAPSCGDNSSDVAALLFLIRMMLTLKLRTPAVFAFNVGEEGLGNLKGSRALTDAFGDRLSYFMAVDGNSDRFVNLAVGSRRYAVHVVTPGGHSYAAFGAANAISEAAGIIRDFYDLQVPEDPKTTYNVGTIQGGTTINSIAAEVEFTVDMRSVSHTELEKLDAAFQVILQAHQRADVKIETLLLGERPCSEGVQHHEIHDRITAIRKRAGLQTTFSASSTDANIPLSRNIPAIAFGVSRGKGAHTLQEELDMTSLEPGLKQLAAFIWNL; from the coding sequence ATGAATGATGTGCTGCGCAAAATGGTGGAGGACTATATCCACAACCGGATGCCGGAATACATCCAGACCCTGTATGATGTGATCACCATTCCTTCTCCCACCGGAGAAGAAGGGGAAAAGGCCCGGTGGATCCTGGACCAGCTGAAGGCCATGGGGGCGGAAGGAGCCTGCCAGGATGAAGCCGGGAACGTCATTTTTCCTTATTGTATCGAGGGCGTGGAAAAGTTCCCCCTGTACACCGCCCATATGGATACGGTGTTTGCAGGGGTGGAGAAAATCATGCCGGAAATCGACGGCCATACCCTGAAGGCCCCTTCCTGCGGAGACAACAGTTCCGATGTGGCGGCCCTGCTGTTCCTGATCCGGATGATGCTGACCCTGAAGCTCCGGACTCCGGCGGTCTTTGCCTTCAATGTGGGGGAGGAAGGCCTGGGGAATCTGAAGGGGAGCCGGGCCCTGACCGATGCCTTCGGAGACCGGCTTAGTTACTTCATGGCGGTGGACGGGAACAGTGACCGGTTCGTGAACCTGGCCGTAGGGTCCCGGCGGTACGCGGTCCATGTGGTTACGCCCGGGGGCCACAGCTATGCCGCTTTCGGAGCGGCCAACGCCATCAGCGAAGCGGCGGGGATCATCCGGGACTTTTACGATCTCCAGGTGCCTGAAGATCCCAAAACCACCTACAATGTGGGGACCATCCAGGGAGGGACCACCATCAATTCCATTGCGGCGGAGGTGGAATTCACCGTGGACATGCGGTCCGTTTCCCATACGGAACTGGAAAAGCTGGATGCCGCTTTCCAGGTCATCCTGCAGGCCCATCAGAGGGCGGATGTGAAAATCGAAACCCTGCTCCTGGGAGAACGGCCCTGCAGTGAAGGAGTGCAGCATCACGAAATCCATGACCGGATCACGGCCATCCGGAAACGGGCCGGGCTGCAGACCACATTCAGTGCCAGCAGTACCGATGCCAATATCCCTCTCAGCCGGAATATCCCGGCCATCGCCTTTGGCGTCAGCCGGGGCAAAGGGGCCCATACCCTCCAGGAAGAACTGGATATGACCAGCCTGGAACCGGGTCTGAAGCAGCTGGCGGCGTTTATTTGGAATTTGTAA